From the Psilocybe cubensis strain MGC-MH-2018 chromosome 9, whole genome shotgun sequence genome, one window contains:
- a CDS encoding putative secondary metabolism biosynthetic enzyme: MATMDALILSSPEKPRQLEIVTVPIPEIKEDQVLIKGHEIVGVISQIGAAVHGFSVGDRCVADNTILCEACFYCRRGQHVLCENFESLGVTMAGGFAGYVAIQSKKVYKIKNLTDEEATLVEPASCAIHGLDKLNPAVGVEALIFGAGPTGIILAQLLKLNGASKVVIAANKGIKTQIARQLEAGDEYIELDRNDPSSQWNRMKEEYKHGFDVVIEATGSEMVANRALDFVRRGGSLMVYGVYSNSDLVHWSPAKIFQDEIKIIGSFAQTHCFPRAVAYLDSGKIKVKGMVTDVFSIKDFDKALEKMKSKSACKVALKP; the protein is encoded by the exons ATGGCGACTATGGATGCC CTCATTTTGTCGAGCCCCGAAAAGCCCAGACAACTCGAGATAGTAACTGTCCCAATTCCTGAGATCAAGGAAGACCAGGTCCTTATCAAAG GACACGAAATCGTCGGCGTTATTTCGCAAATCGGGGCTGCCGTTCACGGATTTTCAGTCGGCGATCGCTGCGTCGCGGATAACACAATACTT TGCGAAGCCTGCTTTTACTGTCGCCGCGGACAACATGTTCTATGCGAAAACTTCGAGAGTCTCGGCGTTACAATGGCGGGGGGCTTCGCAGGATATGTAGCCAT ACAGAGCAAGAAAGTATATAAGATCAAGAATCTTACAGATGAAGAAGCAACCCTAGTGGAACCTGCTTCTTGTGCCATACACGGCTTGGACAAGCTTAACCCTGCTGTAGGAGTAGAAGCCTTGATTTTCGGTGCTGGTCCTACTG GTATCATTCTTGCCCAGCTCTTAAAGCTAAACGGTGCTTCAAAGGTTGTTATTGCCGCCAATAAAGGCATCAAAACCCAAATCGCACGCCAGCTTGAGGCCGGTGATGAGTATATCGAGCTCGACCGCAATGATCCAAGTTCTCAATGGAACAGAATGAAAGAAGAGTATAAACATGGTTTCGATGTCGTC ATCGAAGCGACGGGTTCGGAAATGGTGGCCAATCGTGCACTCGACTTTGTACGCAGAGGAGGCTCCCTCATGGTGTACGGTGTTTACTCAAACAGCGACCTTGTCCACTGGTCACCGGCTAAGATATTCCAAGACGAGATAAAA ATCATTGGTTCCTTTGCCCAAACACATTGCTTCCCTCGGGCCGTCGCATACTTGGACAGTGGCAAAATCAAGGTTAAAGGAATG GTTACGGACGTTTTTTCGATCAAAGACTTTGATAAGGCGCTTGAGAAAATGAAGAGCAAGTCTGCCTGCAAAGTCGCATTGAAGCCGTGA
- a CDS encoding Ribosome biogenesis protein enp2-like protein (Ribosome biogenesis protein enp2 homolog), translating into MASDAANVKVYTVNGATAGSSSSLPDWLTRKRAAKKGKRALREHIEGTIELIQGFEFPEASNRIKTTRDGHHVIATGTYKPQMRVWDLDQLTLKFERHSDAENVDFVTLSDDWTKSIHLQNDRTVELHTQGGMHYRTRIPRFGRSLAYHFSSCDTYITASGNEVYRLNLDQGRYMTPLVLEEEEDEDILGINVVDINPAHNLLAFGVDGNGTTQFWDPRSRTRVGTLRLPRERLQSVGTTQDALSVTAIASRIDGLSYAIGTSTGHTLLYDIRAAKPFALKDQGYGLPVKNVSWIEGGSRMAGDGMVLSADKKVIKIWDRNTPATNFVSVTPAADLNDVHHVPGSGLIMTANEGIQMATYYIPQLGPAPKWASFLENITEEMEDQTTRSVYEDYKFVERSELKNLGLDHLVGTPALKPYMHGYFLSLKLYETARLIANPFAYDEHRERLVREKMEKMAETRIRTKKDPGVKVNKALAEKVLRDQEKAKLRAERKSKRKAGADAMDVDEAGEEQEESRPSILSDPRFASVFQDPAFAIDENSREYALLNPSSVGRGKTAVEDEEDESDKFSDDDDLEGSDEESDDGASSDSSAEGELTKFDPRSRPGQRNVRAEEAYQRERDSNRAVWAQKKQLKKVNMVPMVPQTGGQSQKLGDKDATFGQRRAPLPSKKTGPSKPRMDADAPMEISWVPSSSSGGRNGGDGEGGKSSNKDKVRRKGVETFGAGLERGVEEKVDMGDSERHGRTQRRKGVRSGSKNAFRGI; encoded by the exons ATGGCCTCAGACGCAGCTAATGTCAAGGTCTATACTGTAAATGGAGCGACAGCaggttcttcttcgtctctgCCGGACTGGCTTACCCGAAAGCGTGCCgcaaagaaagggaagaggGCATTGAGAGAGCACATTGAAGGGACAATCGAGCTCATCCAAGGATTCGAGTTTCCAGAGGCCAGCAACAGAATTAAAACGACCCGCGATGGCCATCATGTCATCGCCACTGGCACATACAAGCCACAAATGCGTGTCTGGGATCTCGACCAACTTACCCTGAAATTTGAACGACATTCAGACGCAGAGAATGTTGATTTTGTT ACGCTGTCTGACGACTGGACAAAATCAATACACCTACAAAATGACAGGACGGTGGAGTTACATACACAAGGTGGGATGCATTACCGAACGAGGATACCCCGTTTTGGTCGTTCGTTGGCCTACCATTTCTCTTCATGCGACACATATATCACTGCGTCAGGAAACGAAGTCTACAGGCTAAATCTCGACCAAGGTCGATACATGACGCCTTTGGTActagaagaagaggaagacgaagatatACTGGGTATCAACGTTGTTGACATCAACCCTGCACATAACCTTCTTGCATTTGGTGTCGATGGGAATGGGACCACACAATTCTGGGACCCAAGGTCAAGAACCCGTGTTGGTACTTTGCGACTGCCCAGAGAACGATTACAATCAGTTGGAACGACTCAGGATGCTCTCAGTGTAACGGCGATCGCTTCCCGCATCGATGGACTGTCGTATGCTATTGGTACATCAACAGGACATACTTTACTATACGATATCCGTGCCGCCAAACCATTTGCCTTGAAAGACCAAGGTTATGGTCTACCCGTCAAAAATGTTTCATGGATTGAAGGTGGCAGCCGAATGGCCGGTGACGGAATGGTGCTCAGTGCTGACAAAAAGGTTATTAAAATTTGGGATCGCAACACA CCTGCTACAAATTTTGTTTCTGTTACACCTGCTGCCGACCTCAACGATGTACATCATGTTCCTGGAAGTGGGCTTATCATGACGGCCAACGAAGGAATTCAGATGGCCACTTATTACATTCCCCAACTTGGCCCTGCTCCAAAATGGGCAAGTTTCCTCGAAAACATCACGGAAGAGATGGAAGACCAGACTACACGGTCGGTCTACGAAGATTACAAGTTCGTTGAAAGGAGCGAGCTCAAAAA TCTTGGATTGGATCATCTTGTGGGAACACCCGCTCTCAAACCCTACATGCATGGCTATTTCTTGTCACTCAAACTTTACGAAACCGCTCGTCTTATTGCAAATCCCTTTGCTTACGACGAACATCGTGAAAGGCTGGTCCGCGAGAAGATGGAGAAAATGGCAGAGACTCGCATTCGTACCAAGAAGGACCCTGGTGTCAAGGTTAACAAAGCACTGGCTGAGAAGGTTCTCAGAGACCAAGAAAAGGCCAAGCTTAGAGCTGAACGCAAAAGTAAACGCAAGGCGGGAGCCGATGCGATGGATGTCGACGAAGCGGGTGAAGAGCAGGAAGAATCTAGACCCTCCATCCTGTCAGACCCTCGTTTCGCGAGCGTTTTCCAAGATCCTGCGTTTGCCATTGATGAGAACTCGCGCGAGTATGCTCTTCTCAATCCATCTTCTGTTGGCCGTGGAAAGACCGCagtcgaagatgaagaagacgaaagCGATAAATTctctgatgacgatgacctTGAAGGGAGTGACGAGGAAAGTGACGACGGTGCCTCGAGTGATAGTAGTGCTGAAGGCG AACTTACCAAGTTCGACCCTCGTTCACGCCCAGGACAGAGAAATGTACGCGCGGAAGAAGCCTATCAGAGAGAACGAGACAGTAATCGGGCAGTCTGGGCGCAAAAGAAGCAACTTAAAAAGGTCAACATGGTACCTATGGTGCCGCAGACCGGCGGACAGTCCCAAAAGCTGGGAGATAAAGATGCAACATTTGGGCAGCGCCGAGCACCACTACCTTCGAAAAAGACCGGACCAAGCAAGCCTCGCATGGATGCCGACGCTCCTATGGAGATAAGCTGGGttccttcatcatcatctggTGGGAGAAATGGTGGAgatggggagggagggaaaAGTTCAAACAAGGACAAAGTCCGACGAAAGGGCGTCGAGACATTTGGTGCTGGTTTGGAACGTGGTGTCGAGGAGAAGGTTGATATGGGCGACTCGGAGAGACACGGTAGGACACAGAGGAGAAAAGGGGTTCGCAGCGGGAGCAAAAACGCTTTCCGTGGTATCTGA
- a CDS encoding Surfeit locus protein 4-like protein (Surfeit locus protein 4 homolog), translating into MSSRINIARPQTNYSVDPHGLSNSRPSSGYRAADPDDPLEKIKAFAKTVEDNVEIYSQPLKPHLPAIGRFLIVVTFLEDALRIVTQWGDQIWYLQQHRHFPWGLSHTFLIVNVITMLVGSTAVILKKNTEHAVAGLLAVVIIQGFGYGLIFDLNFFLRNLSVIGGLFMVFSDSMVSRKSVFAGLPSISETDRKKYFLLAGRVLLIFLFLGFMIQGTWSIVRVFVSIIGLGACVMVAVGFKAKWSAAFLVIVLSIFNVFANNWWSVHSAHPQRDFLKYDFFQTLSIVGGLILLVNMGPGGLSVDEKKKTY; encoded by the exons ATGTCGTCGAGAATTAACATTGCTCGCCCACAGACCAACTACAGCGTCGACCCACACGGTCTTTCTAATTCTCGTCCGTCTTCCGGATACAGAGCCGCGGATCCTGATGACCCGCTCGAGAAGATCAAAGCGTTTGCCAAAACCGTAGAGGATAATGTTGAAATCTACTCTCAGCCTTTGAAACCCCATTTGCCGGCAATTGGTCGTTTCCTGATTGTGGTGACTTTCCTGGAGGACGCACTGCGCATTGTTACACAATGGGGCGACCAGATCTGGTACTTGCAACA ACACCGTCATTTCCCCTGGGGACTCTCTCATACTTTCCTTATTGTCAATGTTATT ACTATGCTTGTCGGGTCCACCGCGGTCATTCTCAAGAAAAACACCGAACACGCTGTTGCTGGTCTTTTAGCTGTTGTTATTATTCAAGGGTTTGGATACGGATTAATTTTTGACCTCAACTTCTTCCTGCGTAATCTTAGTGTCATTGGTGGATTATTCATGGTCTTCAGTGATTCGATGGTGTCTAGAAAAAGCGTATTCGCTGGCCTTCCAAGTATCAGCGAAACTGACCGAAAGAAATA CTTCCTTCTTGCTGGCCGTgttcttcttatcttcctcttccttggTTTCATGATCCAGGGTACATGGAGTATTGTCCGTGTCTTTGTTTCCATTATTGGGCTCGGCGCCTGTGTCATGGTTGCTGTTGGATTCAAGGCCAAGTGGTCGGCGGCTTTCCTCGTTATCGTCCTCAGTATCTTCAATGTCTTCGCCAACAATTGGTGGAGTGTGCACTCTGCTCACCCACAACGCGATTTCTTGAA ATACGACTTCTTCCAGACACTCT CAATTGTGGGTGGTCTCATCCTTTTGGTCAACATGGGGCCTG GTGGTCTCTCCGTGgacgagaaaaagaagacatATTAA
- a CDS encoding Adenine DNA glycosylase, with protein MPKRRQPLSVDSPNSGTDKETPNFLDDSEHEDASFTPTTKALTRKKRKVTGTRNRNVDNASLSQISGSQEPDGYDAPCHSRSTHTIVSPGPMRKALLSWFKTVHDTRGMPWRRAYDPNLGTEERAQRAYEVWVSEIMLQQTQVATVIPYYNRWMEKFPTIRDLADASIDEVNSLWKGLGYYSRASRLLAGAKKAVAEYDGKLPDNAKDMQSKIPGIGRYSAGAICSIAYGERVPVLDGNVHRLLSRVLALHSPPKAKPTLDILWAAAQTMVEIEDRSEGSIGATEKQESDFLSPQYPGDINQALIELGSTVCKINTVADIEDICDVCEPFTEPPGVTAYPMKAERKKAREELDVVHVIEWHSDSSPRDRMFLMVRRPENGLLAGLYDFPTSVDVPMKITVRDQESLTLKILPQIIQGASRISRQKKRNTVGHNPSQPEDLVIAEIQPVGDVVHVFSHIKKTYRIQLVVLEGGVKPPAILENPLLHDERPTKIERKEGRAAKNVNVTTAIDASKPAIWVPLNEVVDTMYDNDSYI; from the exons ATGCCAAAGCGCCGACAACCACTTTCTGTGGATTCTCCGAACAGTGGTACTGACAAAGAAACCCCAAATTTCCTTGACGATTCTGAACATGAGGACGCGTCATTCACTCCGACAACAAAAGCTCtcacaagaaagaaaaggaaggtGACTGGCACTCGAAACAGGAACGTAGACAACGCGTCACTTTCGCAAATATCAGGCTCGCAAGAACCCGATGGCTATGACGCACCCTGCCATTCGAGATCTACACACACCATTGTATCTCCAGGCCCCATGCGCAAGGCACTCTTGAGCTGGTTTAAAACCGTACACGACACTCGTGGGATGCCGTGGCGTCGCGCATACGACCCAAACCTAGGAACAGAGGAGCGTGCACAACGGGCATACGAG GTGTGGGTCTCCGAAATCATGTTGCAACAAACCCAGGTCGCAACCGTCATTCCATATTACAACCGCTGGATGGAGAA ATTTCCCACCATTAGAGACCTC GCAGATGCGAGTATTGATGAAGTGAACAGCTTATGGAAAGGGTTGGGTTATTATAGCAGAGCGAGCCGGCTTCTCGCGGGTGCTAAAAAGGCGGTTGCAGAATACGATGGAAAGTTGCCTGACAATGCAAAGGATATGCAATCCAAAATTCCTGGCATTGGTCGGTATAGCGCTGGAGCAATTTGTTCGATTGCGTACGGTGAACGAGTACCTGTG CTTGATGGAAACGTACATCGTCTTCTTAGCAGGGTTCTCGCACTCCACTCCCCTCCCAAAGCCAAGCCGACTTTGGATATACTGTGGGCAGCGGCACAGACCATGGTGGAAATAGAAG ACCGATCTGAGGGTTCTATTGGTGCCACGGAAAAGCAGGAATCCGACTTTTTGTCCCCTCAATATCCGGGCGATATCAATCAAGCACTTATTGAGCTTGGGAGTACAGTTTGTAAA ATAAACACAGTTGCGGACATTGAGGATATATGTGATGTATGCGAGCCTTTTACCGAACCGCCAGGAGTGACGGCTTATCCCATGAAAGCCGAACGCAAAAAGGCTCGAGAAGAGCTAGACGTCGTTCACGTTATCGAGTGGCATTCCGATTCGTCACCCCGCGATAGAATGTTTCTCATGGTTAGGCGTCCAGAAAACG GCCTCTTGGCAGGTCTATACGACTTCCCTACTTCCGTGGATGTCCCAATGAAGATTACTGTCCGGGATCAAGAAAGTTTAACGCTGAAAATTTTGCCGCAGATCATTCAAGGTGCATCACGTATCTCGAGGCAGAAAAAGCGTAATACAGTTGGACATAACCCTTCTCAGCCAGAAGATCTCGTAATCGCTGAAATTCAGCCAGTTGGGGATGTCGTTCATGTATTCTCGCATATAAAGAAGACATACAGGATCCAACTGGTTGTACTAGAGGGTGGCGTTAAACCGCCTGCAATCCTAGAGAATCCACTGCTACATGATGAGCGGCCAACAAAAATAGAGAGAAAAGAGGGGCGCGCCGCcaaaaatgtcaatgtcaCAACTGCAATAGATGCATCGAAGCCAGCTATATGGGTTCCTCTAAACGAGGTTGTGGATACAAT GTACGACAACGACTC TTACATTTAA
- a CDS encoding DnaJ-like protein subfamily C member 11-like protein (DnaJ homolog subfamily C member 11 homolog), producing the protein MDKETGIHRKADGDYLYAVLNLSKNASQAEINERHRSLSLIFHPDKQVDTTLKVTATKEFLEIQKAYQGSDGLAVQWPPTLRFQTQEKLTGEKIMEVLDHHGSEMKRRRLKQIMSTKAKVNCSFDASPLFNPYFLITSRSYTSRIRERIQATRIVSQSLAYTIEKRLNNNTTFSFTGQTNPSKSKVSILSFVGTVRHQFSPRLNVLTSMTFVKPYPTRFEVNYEATGNIVNFKTALSPLLLDSYPPIMLSFSRQLFRSGPQRAKVDLNLTQSPSLSFFYISPPTLKINKQEDAVPPQLGPPTTLGIKYVAFERAYGVVFDRILPTLVAETSMTLVELSVRLKASIQLGFSGALYSLGAHWSSESIEAGSTLILNSSALVLQLEHIQAAKKAFDEDSDSRRERNAVESLLKDAVKKQLRHETEAEGLIIQEATYGVAESELGEGKDALSLDVKIPLQALVRKSQLHIPGGTSKTALQGFSDPAPFASKSLRIRYLFRGRLHYAEIPDYMPVVLPLSEHLVG; encoded by the exons ATGGACAAAGAAACCGGAATTCATCGTAAGGCCGATGGGGACTACTTATA TGCTGTACTGAATCTTTCAAAAAATGCTTCACAGGCAGAAATAAACGAACGCCACAGATCTCTTTCCCTTATATTTCACCCGGATAAACAAGTAGATACGACTCTGAAAGTTACCGCAACGAAGGAGTTTCTCGAGATTCAAAAAGCATaccaag GCTCCGATGGCCTGGCTGTACAATGGCCGCCAACCCTCCGCTTCCAGACGCAAGAGAAG CTTACGGGTGAAAAGATTATGGAAGTTTTAGATCATCATGGAAGTGAGATGAAACGACGACGTCTGAAGCAAATCATGTCTACCAAAGCAAAGGTCAATTGTTCGTTCGACGCATCACCGCTTTTCAACCCCTATTTCTTGATTACAAGTAGAAGTTATACTTCTAGAATAAGAGAGCGCATACAAGCAACGCGTATTGTTTCGCAAAGTCTTGCCTATACCATCGAG AAAAGGCTGAATAACAACACAACATTTTCATTCACTGGCCAGACCAATCCAAGCAAATCGAAAGTATCAATTCTTTCGTTTGTTGGAACTGTTCGGCATCAATTTTCCCCTCGCCTCAATGTTTTG ACGTCGATGACCTTTGTTAAACCTTATCCAACCAGATTTGAAGTCAACTATGAAGCCACCGGAAACATAGTCAATTTCAAAACGGCTCTATCTCCGTTGCTTTTGGATTCGTATCCTCCAATCATGCTTTCCTTCTCCAGGCAGCTATTTCGTTCAGGACCCCAAAGAGCTAAAGTCGACCTCAATCTGACTCAGAGTCCCTCCCTGTCTTTTTTCTATATTTCTCCGCCCACGCTAAAAATAAATAAGCAAGAGGATGCAGTTCCTCCACAACTTGGGCCTCCGACAACGCTTGGCATCAAATACGTGGCTTTTGAAAGGGCTTATGGAGTGGTCTTCGACCGCATTCTGCCTACCCTCGTTGCAGAGACGAGTATGACCCTTGTGGAACTTTCCGTTCGCCTGAAGGCTTCCATTCAACTTGGCTTCTCAGGGGCTCTTTATAGCTTAGGCGCTCATTGGTCTAGTGAAAGTATCGAAGCTGGTTCTACCTTGATTCTAAACTCATCGGCTCTCGTTTTACAACTCGA ACACATCCAAGCTGCTAAAAAAGCCTTCGACGAAGATAGTGACTCTAGAAGAGAGCGAAATGCGGTTGAATCCTTACTAAAGGATGCCGTCAAGAAGCAATTGCGCCATGAGACTGAGGCCGAAG GTCTCATTATACAAGAGGCTACCTATGGCGTAGCAGAATCAGAACTTGGCGAAGGGAAAGACGCATTGTCATTGGATGTTAAAATTCCTTTACAAGCCTTAGTTCGCAAGTCACAGCTTCACATTCCTGGTGGTACTTCCAAG ACCGCGTTGCAAGGTTTCTCGGACCCTGCGCCATTTGCTTCCAAATCTCTGCGCATTCGCTACTTGTTCCGTGGCCGCTTACACTACGCTGAGATTCCTGACTACATGCCTGTCGTTTTGCCTCTGTCGG AACACTTGGTGGGTTGA
- a CDS encoding Global transcription regulator FGP1, producing MQHPTLQNVRIRSTRDAMQVFNGVANHCLPLITRRLDAEERRNIIPGNVYVWEERGANTEPTGLGMERWTDGMGWGPSPIKRRVLGIRLGVRDKDSDVTDDLVNPVTPWAQMMRRPTGRVNRPFVVTIQPIPEAERLIKQTYSVHVSLPADRPRGIIRKWHLTAYFSPHKLEELDTIDNIRGVGDVPVPEGWFRSARIGRNRQNSRTNGIMPLSPDISNLPPTPPGSNYHYGSGSHQAQPPLYIPISPLPSGYPSPESPSPPSSSSHDGGHRSGSQLVPLEVLVRTSGPRRDPADEQTLRRFVS from the exons ATGCAGCATCCTACACTTCAAAATGTCCGCATCAGGTCTACTCGGGACGCGATGCAAGTCTTCAACGGTGTCGCCAATCATTGCCTACCATTAATCACCAGGCGCTTGGACGCTGAAGAACGAAGGAATATAATTCCTGGGAATGTGTATGTGTG GGAAGAGCGAGGGGCAAATACAGAGCCCACTGGACTTGGTATGGAACGATG GACCGATGGCATGGGATGGGGTCCCAGTC CCATTAAACGGCGTGTATTGGGTATTCGTTTAGGAGTTCGAGAC AAGGACTCAGACGTGACTGACGATCTCGTCAACCCAGTAACTCCGTGGGCACAAATGATGAG GAGACCGACAGGGCGGGTTAACAGACCATTTGTGGTCACGATTCAACCCATCCCTGAGGCTGAGCGCTTGATAAAACAAACCTACAGCGTTCATGTCTCGCTTCCTGCTGATCGACCAAGAGGGATCATCAGAAAATGGCATCTGA CTGCCTATTTCAGTCCACATAAGCTGGAAGAACTCGATACTATTGACAATATACGAGGCGTGGGTGATGTTCCAGTTCCCGAAGGTTGGTTTAGAAGCGCTCGAATTGGAAGGAACAGGCAGAACAGTCGCACCAACGGCATAATGCCACTTTCCCCCGATATTTCCAACCTCCCTCCCACACCGCCTGGTTCAAATTATCACTATGGCTCTGGTTCTCATCAGGCTCAGCCCCCATTATATATACCAATATCACCGCTTCCGTCTGGATACCCAAGCCCCGAGTCACCGTCGCCTCCCAGTAGTTCTAGTCACGACGGGGGTCATCGTTCCGGAAGTCAGCTCGTCCCACTGGAGGTCCTTGTCAGAACATCTGGGCCAAGGCGTGATCCTGCGGATGAGCAAACGTTACGAAGATTTGTGTCGTGA
- a CDS encoding Sporulation protein RMD1, with protein sequence MDSKPRGANRSTKVAGKLKVLPEQPEDLPVLGSKPPYSPPRDNVESTGTTGDSDDGDVEENDDSQEYDVEVYNQISLIPEGTARRDALRLTKKKAKSLPRVTAYATASSYRMNDLMKFFNARRNAYHTDPKLIDDVIYTPYVYDPPPNSHETRSSLPPTGDLLGIPELREDGDMDQEEPTKKRKSSKFDTTATQAEIFMFDYGTVVIWGMSEAQEKRFLSSIKRFEIDRLASEDIEMEDLNYYYANYSRIYNDVITLRKGSSYMTKLSLSHALSQSVKISLFEELISSKIEETKDIPEVISETGKIGMPHKEIMQKIGQLFLLRTNINSVGSVLDSPEVFWVSVLLGRPTCTYPDLQPLYDAARSYLEIPQRINLLNTRVEVLQDMLQLLKESVSSKHAERLEQIVIFLIGIEIVLGIITILVDLMAA encoded by the exons ATGGATTCCAAACCTAGGGGCGCAAACAGGTCAACGAAAGTCGCAGGGAAACTAAAAGTCTTACCAGAACAACCTGAGGACCTGCCTGTTCTAGGTTCAAAACCTCCTTACTCACCCCCCAGAGACAACGTCGAAAGCACGGGAACAACAGGGGATAGTGACGATGGTGATGTAGAAGAGAACGACGATTCACAGGAGTACGATGTTGAG GTTTATAACCAGATATCTCTCATACCCGAGGGGACAGCTCGCCGAGACGCGTTGCGATTaacgaagaagaaagcaaagTCCCTACCACGAGTCACAGCATACGCTACAGCGAG TTCCTACCGAATGAATGATTTGATGAAGTTTTTCAATGCCAGAAGAAATGCTTACCACACAGATCCAAAACTGATTGACGATGTAATATATACCCCTTATGTGTACGACCCGCCGCCCAACTCCCATGAAACACGGTCATCCCTGCCACCGACGGGCGATTTGTTAGGCATCCCAGAACTCAGAGAAGATGGGGACATGGACCAGGAAGAACCAACTAAAAAGAGGAAATCGAGCAAATTTGACACTACGGCCACCCAGGCTGAGATATTTATGTTTGACTACGGCACTGTTGTAATTTGGGGCATGTCAGAAGCGCAGGAAAAGAGGTTTTTGTCGTCTAT AAAACGTTTCGAAATCGATCGACTAG CATCTGAGGACATTGAAATGGAAGATTTAAATTATTATTATGCAAACTATAGTCG AATATACAACGATGTTATAACATTGCGGAAGGGCTCAAGTTATAT GACGAAACTTTCATTATCGCACGCACTATCTCAATCAGTGAAAATCTCTTTG TTTGAAGAATTGATCTCATCTAAAATTGAAGAAACTAAAGACATCCCAGAAGTAATCAGCGAAACGGGAAAAATCGGAATGCCACACAAAG AAATCATGCAAAAGATTGGACAACTGTTCCTCCTGCGTACAAATATCAATTCCGTCGGTTCAGTTCTCGATTCTCCT GAAGTGTTTTGGGTGAGTGTTTTGCTCGGACGTCCTACATGC ACTTATCCCGATCTCCAACCGCTTTACGATGCTGCTCGGAGCTATCTCGAAATCCCACAGAGAATCAACCTGTTGAATACCCGTGTCGAA GTTCTTCAGGATATGCTCCAACTTCTGAAGGAATCGGTGTCTAGCAAACATGCTGAGCGCTTAGAGCAAATTGTCATTTTCTTAATCGGCATAGAAATCG TGCTAGGGATCATCACAATTCTTGTCGACCTAATGGCGGCTTAA